A single Desulfovibrio piger DNA region contains:
- a CDS encoding helix-turn-helix domain-containing protein yields MTDAHVSLQDFRRRLRRHLPGGPDGGGAPWLDGLVMEHLPSGNVLRITFPHIYFARWFTPHETDFSAAVNAAWPDDVAPRLEYVLHGQPLPWRPAPQAAPFRIPDILFLHAGGSGDDAPLPSGARNAFPLALARAVVLREPGHSPFLLHGEKGTGKSHLLHHMAAALARQGLRVILAPAARFFRHCPPGEQTALLFWQQADALFLDDIQALDGQPRAQRLLAALLAHRPDAAPAVLALEGGPHVLGTWEPGPAASVRRLLSAELTPPDMEARMRYLQQCCRENALDLPREHLRLMARRAAHFRGLRSLLLRVKAAWGEGAAARPSLDDLERLARTGPVQACHAGHEQILAEAARCCDAAPADITGTGRHARLVMARQAAMYVCRRHLGLSYPELGRAFGGRDHSTVIHAVKKIGKMLESNKDVQRLVARLEKCAHQEQPDSPSGDGLFRT; encoded by the coding sequence ATGACAGATGCACATGTTTCCCTTCAGGATTTTCGCCGCCGTCTGCGCCGGCATCTGCCCGGCGGCCCGGATGGCGGGGGAGCGCCCTGGCTGGACGGCCTGGTCATGGAACACCTCCCGTCCGGCAATGTGTTGCGGATCACCTTTCCCCACATCTACTTCGCCCGCTGGTTCACGCCGCACGAAACGGATTTTTCGGCAGCCGTGAACGCCGCCTGGCCGGATGACGTGGCCCCCCGGCTGGAATATGTCCTGCACGGGCAGCCCCTGCCCTGGCGCCCGGCGCCGCAGGCGGCCCCGTTCCGCATCCCGGACATCCTGTTCCTCCATGCCGGCGGCAGCGGGGACGACGCGCCGCTGCCCAGCGGCGCCCGCAATGCCTTTCCCCTGGCCCTGGCCAGGGCCGTCGTCCTGCGGGAGCCCGGACACAGCCCCTTTCTGCTGCATGGTGAAAAAGGCACGGGCAAGAGCCATCTGCTGCACCATATGGCCGCTGCCCTTGCCCGGCAGGGCCTGCGGGTCATCCTGGCCCCGGCGGCCCGCTTTTTTCGGCACTGTCCGCCGGGGGAACAGACGGCGCTCCTGTTCTGGCAACAGGCCGATGCCCTGTTCCTGGACGATATCCAGGCCCTGGACGGGCAGCCCCGTGCCCAGCGCCTGCTGGCGGCCCTGCTGGCGCACCGCCCCGACGCGGCCCCGGCGGTCCTGGCCCTGGAGGGCGGCCCCCATGTGCTTGGAACGTGGGAGCCCGGCCCCGCCGCCAGCGTCCGGCGGCTGCTCTCCGCCGAGCTGACCCCGCCGGACATGGAAGCCCGTATGCGCTACCTGCAGCAGTGCTGCCGGGAGAACGCCCTGGACCTGCCCCGCGAACACCTGCGCCTCATGGCACGCCGCGCGGCCCATTTCCGGGGGCTGCGTTCCCTGCTGCTCCGGGTCAAGGCCGCCTGGGGAGAGGGCGCCGCCGCACGCCCCAGCCTGGACGATCTGGAGCGTCTGGCCCGTACGGGCCCGGTGCAGGCCTGCCATGCCGGACACGAACAGATCCTGGCCGAGGCCGCGCGCTGCTGTGACGCCGCCCCCGCCGACATCACGGGCACGGGGCGCCACGCACGCCTGGTCATGGCGCGGCAGGCGGCCATGTACGTCTGTCGCCGTCATCTGGGCCTCTCCTACCCCGAACTGGGACGGGCCTTTGGCGGACGCGACCACAGTACCGTCATCCATGCGGTCAAAAAGATTGGAAAAATGCTGGAAAGTAACAAAGATGTGCAACGCCTTGTCGCCAGACTGGAGAAATGCGCACATCAGGAACAGCCGGACAGCCCCTCCGGGGACGGACTGTTCAGGACGTAG
- the dnaN gene encoding DNA polymerase III subunit beta — translation MKLSVNKEQIIEGLQKAAAIIPAKAGAAYLRSIWLKAEQGSLSIMATDANIEFTGRYPAEVKQPGLIGVQGRAFVDLVRQLPAGVLQLTLDEGTGNLLLEQGRRTYKLPVSGAEWFQNFSEFPAETPVTWSGDFLQDVLDRVVFCISDDDATDAITCLYMKPCGNGRIDVCGLNGHQFALVSFTHDDLAARLPEEGVLIQKKYLQDMKKWLGVDEIELNITDKRLYLRTLDGAESLSVPRAGHDYPDYTVFMSRLEGDGVSLLTVNRKEAIEALGRIQIFNTDSDRCAYLDLGDNEVRLSAQGQDTGSANESLEVTYRGDISRIAFPTRNLMDVLGHFTSPSVDMILTGAEGPCGIRGAEDNEYTVIIMPMKISESTYYSEEDV, via the coding sequence ATGAAACTTTCTGTTAATAAAGAACAGATCATCGAAGGCCTGCAGAAGGCGGCGGCCATCATCCCTGCCAAGGCAGGAGCCGCCTACCTGCGTTCCATCTGGCTCAAGGCCGAGCAGGGCAGCCTGTCCATCATGGCTACGGATGCCAACATCGAGTTCACCGGCCGTTACCCCGCCGAAGTGAAGCAGCCGGGACTCATCGGCGTGCAGGGCCGTGCCTTCGTGGATCTGGTGCGCCAGCTGCCCGCGGGCGTGCTCCAGCTCACCCTAGACGAGGGCACCGGCAACCTGCTGCTGGAACAGGGCCGCCGTACCTACAAGCTGCCCGTAAGCGGGGCCGAGTGGTTCCAGAACTTTTCCGAATTCCCGGCCGAGACCCCGGTGACCTGGTCGGGGGACTTCCTGCAGGACGTGCTGGACCGCGTGGTCTTCTGCATCAGCGACGACGACGCCACCGACGCCATCACCTGCCTGTACATGAAGCCCTGCGGCAACGGCCGTATCGACGTCTGCGGCCTCAACGGCCACCAGTTCGCCCTGGTCTCCTTCACCCATGACGACCTGGCCGCCCGGCTGCCCGAAGAAGGCGTGCTGATCCAGAAGAAGTACCTGCAGGACATGAAGAAATGGCTGGGCGTGGACGAGATCGAGCTCAACATCACCGACAAGCGCCTGTACCTGCGCACCCTGGACGGTGCCGAGAGCCTGTCCGTGCCGCGTGCCGGGCATGACTATCCCGACTACACGGTGTTCATGAGCCGCCTGGAAGGCGACGGCGTGAGCCTGCTCACCGTCAACCGCAAGGAAGCCATCGAGGCCCTGGGCCGCATCCAGATCTTCAATACCGACAGCGACCGCTGCGCCTACCTCGACCTGGGCGACAACGAAGTGCGCCTCTCCGCCCAGGGACAGGACACCGGCTCGGCCAACGAGAGCCTGGAAGTGACCTACCGTGGCGACATCAGCCGCATCGCCTTCCCCACCCGCAACCTCATGGACGTGCTGGGCCATTTCACCTCGCCCAGCGTGGACATGATCCTGACCGGCGCCGAGGGCCCCTGCGGCATCCGCGGTGCCGAAGACAACGAGTACACGGTCATCATCATGCCCATGAAGATTTCCGAATCCACCTATTATAGCGAGGAAGATGTTTAA
- the gyrB gene encoding DNA topoisomerase (ATP-hydrolyzing) subunit B, translating into MAPDMASSYDASSITILEGLSAVRKRPAMYIGSTDVRGLHHLVYEVVDNSIDEAMAGFCTHITVILHADNSVTVRDDGRGIPVDIHPKEGVPAVQVVMTKLHAGGKFDNNSYKVSGGLHGVGVSCVNALSEWLTVTVRRDGKRYRQHYSRGVPQDQLTVIGEADGHGTTVRFQPDEQIFEVLEFSYDTLKKRFEELAYLNKGLYIECIDERTSETHVFHAEGGIRQFVSDLNSGQQGIHPIITAEGVVDNVTIDFALQYNAGYKETILTFANNIHTKEGGTHLVGFRTALTRAINGYVKNQPDLTKKLKGTALSGDDVREGLTAVISVKLPQPQFEGQTKTKLGNSEVAGMVAGMVYDRLTVYFEENPKDIRLIIDKAVDAARARDAARRAKELVRRKGALSDNSLPGKLADCQSKDPAESELFIVEGDSAGGSAKQGRNPRNQAILPLRGKILNTERTRFDKMLANKEVKALITAMGAGIGEEDTDLDKLRYHKIIIMTDADVDGAHIRTLLLTFFFRQYQEMVEKGYVYIAQPPLYRVHNARMEKFIKDDAELNEFLLNRVSEDVAVVAANGREYTGRDLIRLMETIEKIELRVADAESTGMPRPLFLALATYPRAVDRELLEARDAAFLAWLEKHDYVLSLEREHSEDEDEGRVFAVFENTGSHHTRRGMEFFASRLYRQTWQLFSDLREQCGGLDFSLRRKDSSSQAGDVFGLMQMTLDEARKGINIQRYKGLGEMNPEQLWVTTMNPENRVLLQVSVEDANEASDAFEELMGDRVEPRREFIERNALSVQDLDI; encoded by the coding sequence ATGGCTCCTGACATGGCCTCCAGCTACGACGCCTCATCCATTACCATTCTCGAAGGGCTGTCCGCGGTGCGCAAGCGCCCGGCCATGTACATCGGTTCCACCGACGTGCGCGGCCTGCACCACCTGGTGTACGAAGTGGTGGACAACTCCATCGACGAGGCCATGGCCGGCTTCTGCACCCACATCACCGTCATCCTGCACGCCGACAACAGCGTCACCGTGCGCGACGACGGCCGCGGCATCCCCGTGGACATCCATCCCAAGGAAGGCGTGCCCGCGGTGCAGGTGGTCATGACCAAACTGCACGCCGGCGGCAAGTTCGACAACAACAGCTACAAGGTCTCCGGCGGCCTGCACGGCGTGGGCGTGTCCTGCGTCAACGCCCTGTCCGAGTGGCTGACGGTCACGGTGCGCCGCGACGGCAAGCGCTACCGCCAGCACTATTCCCGCGGCGTGCCGCAGGACCAGCTGACGGTCATCGGCGAGGCCGACGGCCACGGCACCACGGTGCGCTTCCAGCCCGACGAACAGATCTTCGAGGTGCTGGAGTTCTCCTACGACACCCTCAAGAAGCGCTTCGAGGAGCTGGCCTACCTCAACAAGGGCCTGTACATCGAATGCATCGACGAGCGCACCAGCGAGACCCACGTCTTCCACGCCGAGGGGGGCATCCGCCAGTTCGTGAGCGACCTCAACTCCGGCCAGCAGGGCATCCACCCCATCATCACGGCCGAAGGCGTGGTGGACAATGTGACCATCGACTTCGCCCTCCAGTACAACGCCGGCTACAAGGAGACCATCCTCACCTTCGCCAACAACATCCATACCAAGGAAGGCGGCACGCACCTGGTGGGCTTCCGCACGGCGCTCACCCGCGCCATCAACGGCTATGTGAAGAACCAGCCGGACCTGACCAAGAAGCTCAAGGGCACGGCCCTGTCGGGCGACGACGTGCGCGAGGGCCTCACGGCCGTCATCAGCGTCAAGCTGCCCCAGCCCCAGTTCGAAGGCCAGACCAAGACCAAGCTCGGCAACAGCGAAGTGGCCGGCATGGTGGCCGGCATGGTCTATGACAGGCTCACGGTCTACTTCGAGGAGAACCCCAAGGACATCCGCCTGATCATCGACAAGGCCGTGGACGCCGCCCGCGCCCGCGACGCCGCCCGCCGCGCCAAGGAACTGGTGCGCCGCAAGGGCGCGCTCTCGGACAATTCCCTGCCCGGCAAGCTGGCCGACTGCCAGAGCAAGGACCCCGCGGAATCCGAACTGTTCATCGTGGAAGGCGACTCCGCAGGCGGCTCCGCCAAGCAGGGACGCAACCCGCGCAACCAGGCCATCCTGCCCCTGCGCGGCAAGATCCTGAACACCGAGCGCACCCGCTTCGACAAGATGCTGGCCAACAAGGAAGTGAAGGCCCTCATCACGGCCATGGGCGCGGGCATCGGCGAGGAGGACACCGACCTCGACAAGCTGCGCTACCACAAGATCATCATCATGACCGACGCCGACGTGGACGGCGCCCACATCCGCACCCTGCTGCTGACCTTCTTCTTCCGGCAGTATCAGGAGATGGTGGAAAAGGGCTACGTCTACATCGCGCAGCCGCCCCTGTACCGTGTGCACAACGCGCGCATGGAAAAGTTCATCAAGGACGACGCCGAGCTCAACGAGTTCCTGCTCAACCGCGTGAGCGAGGACGTGGCCGTGGTGGCCGCCAACGGGCGGGAATACACGGGCCGCGACCTGATCCGCCTCATGGAGACCATCGAGAAGATCGAGCTGCGCGTGGCCGATGCCGAGAGCACCGGCATGCCCCGGCCCCTGTTCCTGGCCCTGGCCACCTATCCCCGCGCCGTGGACCGCGAGCTGCTGGAGGCCCGCGATGCCGCTTTCCTGGCCTGGCTGGAGAAGCACGACTACGTCCTGAGCCTGGAGAGGGAACACAGCGAGGACGAGGACGAAGGCCGCGTGTTCGCCGTGTTCGAGAACACGGGCAGCCACCACACCCGCCGGGGCATGGAGTTTTTCGCCTCCCGCCTGTACCGGCAGACCTGGCAGCTGTTCAGCGACCTGCGCGAACAGTGCGGCGGGCTGGACTTCAGCCTGCGCCGCAAGGACAGCAGCAGCCAGGCCGGCGACGTGTTCGGTCTCATGCAGATGACCCTGGACGAGGCCCGCAAGGGCATCAACATCCAGCGCTACAAGGGTCTTGGCGAAATGAACCCCGAGCAGCTCTGGGTGACCACCATGAACCCCGAGAACCGCGTGCTGCTGCAGGTCTCGGTGGAGGACGCCAACGAGGCGTCGGATGCCTTCGAGGAACTCATGGGCGACCGGGTGGAGCCCCGCCGCGAATTCATCGAACGCAACGCCCTGAGCGTGCAGGATCTGGACATCTAG
- the gyrA gene encoding DNA gyrase subunit A has protein sequence MSEQNSGTQQPQVSIEKELRKSYLEYSLSVIIGRAIPDARDGLKPVHRRIMYAQYELANSYNRPHKKSARIVGDVIGKYHPHGDSAVYDALVRLAQDFSMRDPLVDGQGNFGSIDGDAAAAMRYTEVRMSRLAGEFLADIDKETVDFRPNYDNTLQEPSVLPTKVPNLLLNGSSGIAVGMATNIPPHNLGELCDALQMLLDDPQCTISDLMDVVKGPDFPTRGFVYAGKGLSDAYHTGRGTVKVRGRLEVEERKKGLQAIVIREIPFGLNKSSLVEKIAGLVNEHKIDGISDLRDESDRKGIRVVIDLKRGTIPDIVINSLYKYTPLETSFGINMLAVVDNRPVLLNLKTALSCFVDHRREVVIRRTRYDLQKAEARAHILEGLRIAIDHIDEVVALIRASASPDEARAGLMRRFELTEVQARAILDMRLQRLTGLQREELMAEYRELLEKIEFFKSVLENPEVLRSELKREIREIRETFATPRRTEVLTDALGGIDIEDLIPDEEVVITLSRRGYMKRTSLENYQQQKRGGKGIAALHTSDDDYVQEFLTTTNHQYLCLFTNKGRMHQLKVHQVPEGSRTAKGVHINNLLPLEEGEWVTTVLAVREFAEDKYFLFVTRRGMVKRSSASLYARCRKSGLMAVGLREDDELVVVRPIREDSHIVLATADGYSIRFACKDVRPMGRVATGVKGIALRRQDVVVAGVILKENDQTTEIMSISANGFGKRTRVDLYRLQSRGGKGIINFKVTSKTGPVVGAMPVRDNDGLIMLTSANKVVRISVDDVRSKGRATMGVMLVRLDEGAHVVGFDRVDEGGQTGSRMDDLEEGDDAPESAAAARESAPAEAGADDGNE, from the coding sequence GTGTCTGAACAGAACAGCGGCACACAGCAGCCGCAAGTCAGCATTGAGAAGGAACTCCGCAAATCCTATCTGGAGTATTCCCTTTCGGTCATCATCGGGCGCGCCATCCCCGACGCGCGCGACGGCCTCAAGCCCGTGCACCGGCGCATCATGTACGCCCAGTACGAGCTGGCCAACAGTTACAACCGTCCGCACAAAAAATCGGCGCGCATCGTCGGTGACGTCATCGGTAAGTACCACCCCCACGGCGACAGCGCCGTGTACGATGCCCTGGTGCGTCTGGCCCAGGATTTCTCCATGCGCGACCCGCTGGTGGACGGGCAGGGCAACTTCGGCTCCATCGACGGCGACGCCGCGGCCGCCATGCGTTACACGGAAGTGCGCATGTCGCGCCTGGCCGGCGAGTTCCTGGCCGACATCGACAAGGAGACCGTGGACTTCCGGCCCAACTACGACAACACCCTGCAGGAGCCCTCGGTGCTGCCCACCAAGGTGCCCAACCTGCTGCTCAACGGTTCGTCGGGCATCGCCGTGGGCATGGCCACCAACATCCCGCCCCACAACCTGGGCGAGCTGTGCGACGCCCTGCAGATGCTGCTGGACGATCCCCAGTGCACCATCTCGGACCTCATGGACGTGGTCAAGGGCCCGGACTTCCCCACGCGCGGCTTCGTCTACGCGGGCAAGGGCCTGTCCGACGCCTACCACACCGGTCGCGGCACCGTGAAGGTGCGCGGCCGCCTGGAAGTGGAAGAGCGCAAGAAGGGCCTGCAGGCCATCGTCATCCGCGAGATCCCCTTCGGCCTCAACAAGTCCTCGCTGGTGGAGAAGATCGCCGGCCTGGTCAATGAGCACAAGATCGACGGCATCTCCGACCTGCGCGACGAGTCCGACCGCAAGGGCATCCGCGTGGTCATCGACCTGAAGCGCGGCACCATCCCGGACATCGTCATCAACAGCCTGTACAAGTACACGCCGCTGGAGACCAGCTTCGGCATCAACATGCTGGCCGTGGTGGACAACCGTCCCGTGCTGCTCAACCTCAAGACGGCCCTGTCCTGCTTCGTGGACCACCGCCGCGAGGTGGTCATCCGCCGCACCCGCTACGACCTGCAGAAGGCCGAGGCCCGCGCCCATATCCTGGAAGGCCTGCGCATCGCCATCGACCACATCGACGAGGTGGTGGCCCTGATCCGTGCCTCCGCCAGCCCGGACGAGGCCCGCGCCGGCCTCATGCGGCGCTTCGAGCTCACCGAGGTGCAGGCCCGCGCCATCCTGGACATGCGCCTGCAGCGCCTGACCGGCCTGCAGCGCGAGGAGCTCATGGCCGAATACCGCGAGCTGCTGGAAAAGATCGAGTTCTTCAAGTCCGTGCTGGAGAACCCCGAGGTGCTGCGCTCCGAGCTCAAGCGCGAGATCCGCGAGATCCGCGAGACCTTCGCCACGCCGCGCCGTACCGAGGTGCTCACCGACGCCCTGGGCGGCATCGACATCGAGGACCTCATCCCCGACGAGGAAGTGGTCATCACCCTGTCGCGCCGCGGCTACATGAAGCGCACCAGCCTGGAGAACTACCAGCAGCAGAAGCGCGGCGGCAAGGGCATCGCGGCCCTGCACACCTCCGATGACGACTATGTGCAGGAGTTCTTGACCACCACCAACCACCAGTACCTGTGCCTGTTCACCAACAAGGGCCGCATGCACCAGCTCAAGGTGCATCAGGTGCCCGAGGGCAGCCGCACGGCCAAGGGCGTGCACATCAACAACCTGCTGCCCCTGGAGGAAGGGGAGTGGGTCACCACGGTGCTGGCCGTGCGCGAGTTCGCCGAGGACAAGTACTTCCTCTTCGTGACCAGGCGCGGCATGGTCAAGCGCTCCTCGGCCTCGCTCTATGCCCGCTGCCGCAAGAGCGGCCTCATGGCCGTGGGCCTGCGCGAGGACGACGAGCTGGTGGTGGTGCGGCCCATCCGTGAGGACAGCCACATCGTGCTGGCCACGGCCGACGGCTATTCCATCCGCTTCGCCTGCAAGGACGTGCGCCCCATGGGCCGCGTGGCCACGGGCGTCAAGGGCATCGCCCTGCGCCGCCAGGACGTGGTGGTGGCCGGCGTCATCCTCAAGGAGAACGACCAGACCACGGAGATCATGTCCATTTCCGCCAACGGCTTCGGCAAGCGCACCCGCGTGGACCTCTACCGCCTCCAGTCGCGCGGCGGCAAGGGCATCATCAACTTCAAGGTCACGTCCAAGACCGGTCCCGTGGTGGGCGCCATGCCCGTGCGTGACAATGACGGCCTCATCATGCTGACCTCGGCCAACAAGGTGGTGCGCATCAGCGTGGACGATGTGCGCAGCAAGGGGCGGGCCACCATGGGCGTCATGCTGGTGCGCCTGGACGAAGGCGCGCATGTGGTGGGCTTCGACCGTGTGGACGAAGGCGGCCAGACCGGCAGCCGCATGGATGATCTGGAAGAGGGGGACGACGCGCCCGAAAGCGCGGCGGCAGCCCGGGAGAGCGCTCCTGCGGAAGCGGGAGCGGATGACGGCAACGAATAG
- the purF gene encoding amidophosphoribosyltransferase, with protein MIRHECGLLGIYGHEEAARLTYFGLYAQQHRGQESAGIVTIDEKGLLHEHKGMGLVPDVFAEANLQALPGTIALGHVRYSTTGRSAARNAQPFVAHYKGLDIAIAHNGNLVNTMELREELENDGAIFSTTNDTEVFMHLIVRALRGHDLVDAIREACARVRGAYCLLVYAGGTMVAVRDPYGFHPLALGRLDGAPVLASETCAFDLLEADYERPIQPGEMLIMDGKGERSEQLRGPLPERPRQCIFELVYFARPDSFVFGEQVYQCRKQMGWQLAHESTPDVDFIMPFPDSGVYSAVGFAQCAELPYEHAMIRNHYVGRTFIQPTQSMRNFGVRVKINPVRSMIEGKKICIVDDSIVRGTTMITRVKKLRELGAKEVHIRISCPPVKFPCFYGIDFASRGELIAAKYSLPEITRMLDVDSLHYLSIDGLLRSVMQSDSYCLACFDGKYPVPCRESGKLRLECGGCCGSR; from the coding sequence ATGATTCGCCACGAGTGTGGTCTTTTGGGTATCTACGGTCATGAGGAAGCGGCGCGCCTGACCTATTTCGGTCTGTACGCCCAGCAGCATCGCGGACAGGAGAGCGCGGGCATCGTCACCATCGACGAGAAAGGCCTGCTGCACGAGCACAAGGGCATGGGCCTGGTGCCCGATGTCTTCGCCGAAGCCAACCTGCAGGCCCTGCCGGGCACCATCGCTCTGGGCCATGTGCGTTACTCCACCACGGGCCGTTCCGCGGCACGCAACGCCCAGCCCTTCGTGGCCCACTACAAGGGGCTGGACATCGCCATCGCCCACAACGGCAACCTGGTGAACACCATGGAGCTGCGCGAGGAACTGGAGAACGACGGCGCCATCTTCAGCACCACCAACGATACCGAAGTCTTCATGCACCTCATCGTGCGCGCCCTGCGCGGGCATGACCTGGTGGACGCCATCCGCGAAGCCTGCGCCCGCGTGCGCGGCGCCTACTGCCTGCTGGTCTACGCCGGCGGCACCATGGTGGCCGTGCGCGACCCCTACGGTTTCCATCCCCTGGCCCTGGGCCGTCTGGACGGCGCGCCGGTGCTGGCCTCCGAGACCTGTGCCTTCGACCTGCTGGAAGCCGACTACGAGCGGCCCATCCAGCCCGGCGAGATGCTGATCATGGACGGCAAGGGCGAACGCAGCGAACAGCTGCGCGGCCCCCTGCCGGAACGTCCCCGCCAGTGCATCTTCGAGCTGGTCTACTTCGCCCGTCCCGACTCCTTCGTCTTCGGCGAGCAGGTCTACCAGTGCCGCAAGCAGATGGGCTGGCAGCTGGCCCACGAGTCCACCCCCGACGTGGACTTCATCATGCCCTTCCCCGATTCCGGCGTCTATTCGGCCGTGGGCTTCGCCCAGTGCGCCGAGCTGCCCTACGAGCACGCCATGATCCGCAACCACTACGTGGGCCGCACCTTCATCCAGCCCACGCAGAGCATGCGCAACTTCGGCGTGCGCGTGAAGATCAATCCCGTGCGCTCCATGATCGAAGGCAAAAAGATCTGCATCGTGGACGACTCCATCGTGCGCGGCACCACCATGATCACCCGCGTCAAGAAGCTGCGCGAGCTGGGCGCCAAGGAAGTGCACATCCGCATCAGCTGCCCGCCGGTGAAGTTCCCCTGCTTCTACGGCATCGACTTCGCCTCGCGCGGGGAGCTCATCGCGGCCAAATACAGCCTGCCCGAGATCACCAGGATGCTGGACGTGGATTCCCTGCATTACCTGAGCATCGACGGCCTGCTGCGCTCCGTCATGCAGTCCGACAGCTACTGCCTGGCCTGCTTCGACGGCAAGTATCCCGTGCCCTGCCGCGAGTCGGGCAAACTCCGTCTGGAATGCGGCGGCTGCTGCGGCAGCCGTTAG
- the hisS gene encoding histidine--tRNA ligase — protein sequence MAVIANRIKGFADMYPPQSTLFTRMENTAREIFSRYGFVELRTPVLEYTDLFKRSIGEETDVVQKEMFTFPDRKGRMMTMRPEATAGVMRAYVEDARYSRESVSRLFTTGPMFRYERPQKGRMRQFHQINCECLGSHSPYADADLIIMLTRFLTALGLKDLTLKLNSLGCAHCRPLFKQALVDYLHRQDCCDQLCEDCTRRMETNPLRVLDCKQEKCRCVTDAAPRLLDYNCPECKEHFDTVLRLLDAAGVTYEIDHRLVRGLDYYCRTTFEVVSGSIGAQAAVAGGGRYDGLVRSVGGPDVPGVGFACGMERLALMLGDEEAPRPDFYAVAMDAQSRDLSFGLVQRLRGLGLTGEMNFSDAGFKGLMRQAGKSNARFCCIMGPDEAAAGAVVVKDMDSGEQQTLSLDAAADFLAANSDNGKK from the coding sequence ATGGCTGTTATCGCTAATCGTATCAAGGGCTTTGCGGACATGTATCCGCCGCAGAGCACGCTGTTCACCCGCATGGAGAATACCGCGCGCGAGATCTTCAGCCGTTACGGCTTCGTGGAGCTGCGCACCCCCGTGCTGGAATACACCGACCTGTTCAAGCGCTCCATCGGTGAAGAGACCGATGTGGTGCAGAAAGAGATGTTCACCTTCCCGGACCGCAAGGGCCGCATGATGACCATGCGCCCCGAAGCCACGGCCGGCGTCATGCGCGCCTATGTGGAAGACGCCCGCTACAGCCGCGAGTCCGTGAGCCGCCTGTTCACCACCGGCCCCATGTTCCGCTACGAGCGTCCCCAGAAGGGCCGCATGCGCCAGTTCCACCAGATCAACTGCGAATGCCTGGGCTCCCACAGCCCCTATGCCGACGCGGACCTGATCATCATGCTCACGCGCTTCCTCACCGCGCTGGGCCTCAAGGACCTGACGCTCAAGCTCAACTCCCTGGGCTGCGCCCACTGCCGCCCGCTGTTCAAGCAGGCCCTGGTGGACTATCTGCACCGTCAGGACTGCTGTGACCAGCTGTGCGAGGACTGCACCCGCCGCATGGAGACCAACCCCCTGCGCGTGCTGGACTGCAAGCAGGAAAAATGCCGCTGCGTCACCGACGCGGCGCCCCGCCTGCTGGACTACAACTGCCCCGAGTGCAAGGAACACTTCGACACCGTGCTGCGCCTGCTGGACGCCGCCGGGGTCACGTACGAGATCGACCACCGTCTGGTGCGCGGTCTGGACTACTATTGCCGCACCACCTTCGAGGTGGTAAGCGGAAGCATCGGCGCGCAGGCCGCCGTGGCCGGTGGCGGCCGTTATGACGGCCTGGTCAGGAGCGTGGGCGGCCCAGACGTGCCCGGCGTGGGCTTTGCCTGCGGCATGGAGCGCCTGGCCCTCATGCTCGGGGACGAAGAAGCCCCCCGCCCGGATTTCTATGCCGTGGCCATGGACGCGCAGAGCCGCGACCTGAGCTTCGGCCTGGTGCAGCGCCTGCGCGGCCTGGGCCTCACGGGCGAGATGAATTTCAGCGACGCCGGTTTCAAGGGCCTGATGCGCCAGGCGGGCAAGTCCAATGCCCGTTTCTGCTGCATCATGGGCCCCGATGAAGCGGCCGCCGGCGCCGTGGTCGTCAAGGACATGGACAGCGGTGAGCAGCAGACCCTGTCCCTGGATGCCGCGGCGGACTTCCTTGCTGCCAATTCTGACAATGGGAAAAAATAA